Part of the Kangiella geojedonensis genome is shown below.
AAAGGCGAAGAACAGTTTTAAAGCTATCGACAGTACGCTATTAATATCAGGCAAATAGTTAACGTCCTGGGGGCCAATACTAGACAGGAAGCTAAAGATGATTGGAAAAATAATGAAGTAGGCGAAAGCGATGCCGGCATAGAATAGGAGTATGCTACTGACTAATAAGGGGACGGCAAACCCTTTTTCATGTTTATAAAGTCCGGGAGAAATAAATAGCCAGGCTTGATGAAGCACAAAGGGCATGGCGATAAATATAGCCATCACAAAAGCTAACTTGAACGGCGCGAATAAGGGTGCGGTGACATCAATGGCAATAAGGGTTGAGCTTTCGGGTAGTGCTTCTTTGAGTGGTTTCGATAACCACTCATAAAGTTCGTTAGCGAAAAATGCTAAACCGACAAATATAA
Proteins encoded:
- the tatC gene encoding twin-arginine translocase subunit TatC — translated: MSDSNANDMPLLSHLIELRSRLLRSVLVIVVIFVGLAFFANELYEWLSKPLKEALPESSTLIAIDVTAPLFAPFKLAFVMAIFIAMPFVLHQAWLFISPGLYKHEKGFAVPLLVSSILLFYAGIAFAYFIIFPIIFSFLSSIGPQDVNYLPDINSVLSIALKLFFAFGLAFEIPIATMLLIWSGLVSHEKLSNTRPYMVVGIFVFAMLLTPPDMISQVLLAIPMWILFELGLIFARAYSPKKANTHNNNDTDEDTKTQNS